The genomic window AAAAGCTCCTAAAATGATGAAAATAAAAGAAATATGCAGTAAGAAGGTTGCCCACTTTTCTTTTTTAAGCAGTTGATAACGTTTAATGTTTCCGAAGAAATTGATCACAAAAACCAGCATTATCGCCTCAAACCACCAAGTATTGTAAATAAGTATTCTGGCTGTATCGGTATTGTATTTACTTTCGATAAAAGTTCCAACACCCATTGCAATTGCGAATGTTAAAAAAAGAACAGCCATTAATCGTGTAGAAAACAAAAAAGAGAATATTTTTTTATCCATTTTTAAGGAATTACATTGTATAAAAGTGGCACAAAAGTACTTAAAAATGTTGATTTGCAGTATGTGATATTTGTTAATAAAAACCAAATATATGTAATGAAAATTAATCAAATTCTCAATTTTGTACGTTTATTTCTACAATGATAAGCATTAGATTCTCATTGTTTTTTTAAATTTTCATCGGATAGAAATCTTAATTGTAATACTATCAGACTTTAGCTTTGGCTTTTAGAAAATAAAACTATAGTAAAAATGATTTTATTAGATATAATCTAGCGCAAAACTTTTCGTTACAAATTATCTTTATAAAAAATAATACTAATTTTGCTCTTATGATTCAGATAACAATTATTGGTTCGGGAAATGTTGCGCAACATTTGATAAAAGCTTTTGATGCTAGCAAAACTGTAGAAATTAAACAGGTTTTTTCAAGAAATAAAGAAGCTTTAAGTCATTTGGTGGCTTATGAAAAGATTGTTTCTGATTACAGTGAATTACAGACTGCTGACCTGCACATAATTGCAGTTTCAGACAATGCTATTTCTGAAGTCTCAGAACAGCTTCCTTTTAACAATCAATTTGTTGTACATACTTCTGGAACATCTCCAATTGATGTTTTGGATGAAAAAAATCGTCGTGGTGTTTTTTATCCGCTTCAGACTTTTTCTAAAAGTAAAAACGTAGATTATTCTGTTATTCCTTTTTGTCTGGAAGCAGAAAATACAGTCGATTTTAAGCTTTTGGAATCTGTCGCTAAAAGTATTTCCACAGCTGTTTACTTGATAAACTCTGAACAGCGAAAAGCACTTCATGTGGCAGCTGTTTTTGTAAATAATTTTACGAATCATCTTTATCAGATTGGTCAGGAAATTTGCGAAGAAAATCAAGTTCCTTTTGCAATTTTGAGGCCTTTGATTCAGGAAACAGCTGATAAAATTAATACACTAGATCCTAATGAAGCCCAGACAGGTCCTGCAAAACGCGAAGATTCGAATACAATCAATGCGCATTTGGCTTTTTTAGAAGATGAAAACAAAAAAAATATCTATAAAATTCTAACACAATCTATACAAGATAATGGCAAAAAGTTATAAAGAAATAATGAATGACATCACAACTTTTGTTTTTGATGTTGACGGCGTACTTACAGACAGTTCAGTATTTGTAACCAACGAAGGTGAAATGCTGAGAACAATGAATATTCGTGATGGTTTTGCTATGAAAGCAGCAATCGAAAGCGGTTTCAAAGTATGCGTTATTTCTGGCGGAAGCAATGAAGGTGTCCGTATTCGTCTTCAAAATTTAGGTATTACTGATATCCATTTAGGATCTCCTGATAAAGTAAAAACTTTTCAAGAATACACTGAGGCTTATAATATTAAACAGGAAAATGTGTTGTATATGGGAGATGATATTCCTGACTTTCATGTTATGAAATTAGTTGGGCTTCCTACCTGTCCCCAAGATGCAGCTCCAGAAATTAAAAATATCAGCCGTTATATTTCACACGTAAAAGGCGGACGCGGCGCTGTAAGAGATGTTATCGAACAGGTTATGAAAGTGCAGGGAAAATGGATGGAATATTTTAATGGAAAACACGATTAGTTCACAGTCACAGTCGCAGTTTTCAGTTAAAAAAACCTTTGAACCTTTGTTCCTCAGAACCTTTGCAACTTAAAAAAATGAAATACCTAAAACTTATTCGTTATCAAAACTTATTAATGCTTGCTTTTATGCAGCTTATATTTCGTTATGCCTTTTTAAAACAGCAGAATATTCCATTAGCTTTATCAGACTGGCAATACGGATTATTGGTTTTGAGTACTGTTTTACTGGCAGCAGCGGGTTATGTCATTAACAATATTTATGATGTTGGAACAGACAGTATCAATAAACCTAATAATGTTGTGGTTGGCAGAGGAATAACAGAAACAGCTGCTTATAATATTTACATTGGTTTAAATATTTCTGGTGTTGCCATTGGTTTTCTGTTATCGAATATTATTTTGAGGCCGACATTTGCGTCGCTTTTTATACTAATTGCTTCTCTGTTGTATTTTTACGCAACAACTTTAAAACAAATCATGATTCTGGGCAATTTTGTAGTTGCGCTGCTTCTTGCTGTAAGTGTTTTAATGATTGGTGTTTTCGATCTTTTTCCAGCGACTACCAGCGAAAATCAAGCTCAAATGGCGAGTCTTTTTTCCATTTTGACGGATTATGCCCTATTTGCTTTTATGGTTAATTTTATTCGTGAAATTGTTAAAGATATTGAAGATGTAAATGGCGATTACAATCAAGGATTGAATACATTACCTATTGCTATTGGAATTAACAGGGCTGCAAAAATTGCTTTAGGGTTTGCAGTTATTACCTTTATATTGTCAGCACTTTATTGCAATACCTATTTTATGGAAAACAAGCTTTATATTGCTGTTTTGTATTGGTTTGCTGCCGTTTTGGCTCCTTTATTATATTTCATTGTAAAAATATTTACGGCCAAATCTCAAAAAGATTTTCACCATTTGAGTACCATTCTAAAACTTATCTTATTCTTCGGAATTTTATCTATATTGGTTATTGCCTTAAACATCAAATACAATGCTTAGAGAAAAACTAAAAAAATATAAAATCATTTTAGCATCTGGTTCTCCACGTAGACAGCAGTTTTTTAAAGATTTAGATCTTGACTTTGAAATTCGCTTAAAAGATGTTGAAGAAATTTATCCGCCCGAATTAAAAGCTGTTGAAATAACCGATTATCTGGCTGAACTAAAAGCCAAAGCTTTTGAAGGTGAATTGAAAGAAAATGAAATTCTAGTAACCAGCGATACGATTGTCTGGCATCAGAATAAAGCATTAGGGAAACCAAAAAATGCAGAGGAAGCTTTTGCTATGATCAAATCGATGTCAAATACAACGCATGATGTGATTACTTCTGTTTGTTTTAAAACAACTGAATCTTCTACCCTATTACATGATGTTACAAAAGTTACTTTTAATGATTTATCAGATGAAGCAATTTTATATTACATCGAAAATTATAAACCTTACGATAAAGCTGGAGCTTATGGAATTCAGGAATGGTTTGGTTTTATGGCAGTTGCAAAAGTTGAAGGTTCTTACACCAATGTTATGGGACTTCCAACAGCAAAAGTTTACGAATTTTTGACTACATTAGTTTAAAAAAATTATTTATGTTTTCCTTTAAAGAGTATAGCCGCGAAATATTTGTTACCATAATTCTTGTTTTAGTACTAATTGTACTTCGAGTTTTAATTGCCAATTTAATAAGACGTTTTGCTGCTACAAGTCATTTGTTTGAAAACCGCACCAACTTAGTTATTAAGTATATCAATATCTTGATGAATATCTTAATTACAACTAGTTTGATTGTTGTCTGGGGTGTAGAAACGCAGGATATTTTTATTACCATTTCATCAATTGCCACTGTAATTGGAGTTGCCATGTTTGCCCAATGGTCTATTTTAAGCAATGTAACTTCTGGAATGATTTTATTTTTCTCTTTTCCTTTTAGAATTGGAGACACCATAAAAATCCATGATAAAGATTTTCCCATCGAAGCAGAAATCGAAGATATTAATACTTTTCACGTTAGTTTAAAAACCAAGGAAGGAGAAAAGATTATCTTTCCAAATAATTTATTGCTGCAAAAGGGAATTTCAATAATTCCTGCAAAATACGAAGAAAGAGAATTCTTTGATTAAAAGTTCTAATGGGAATTGTATAACGCCGAGAAGAAAAGCTAGAACAGAATAGAGCAAATAAAGTGTAATATTTGTTTTATAAATTCAGCAAAATCTTCAAAAAATGAATCGGCCAATTACTTTACCTTTTTATGCAAAACTTTCCTTTATACTTGTTATTTTAATCTGTTTTGCGTTTATCTTTTGTACCGGAAAAGATATAATTACTCCAGTTTTAATGGCATTTTTATTTGCCGTTTTACTGCTTCCCATTTTTACATTTTTAAATACAAAATTTAAATTTCCAAGACACCTTGCGGCCATAGTCTGCCTTTTGATTTTTTTATCTTTTATTGTCGGAATTTTGGTTTTCATTTCCTATCAGGTCACTTATATGGCCAATGATTTTGGAACAATCAAGAAAAATGCTAATTCTTTTATCATTGAAATTCATAAGTTTATTAGAGAAAATTTTCAAGTAAGTATTGGCGAGCAAAAAAAATATTTGGACACCGTTACCAAAGATTCTGTTAAAAATGGCCAGGCTACGATAATCTCTTCGATAATATCTATCAGCGATGTTCTTTTGGATAGTACTATTATCGTAATTTATACGTTTCTGTTTCTAATATATAAAGAACATTTTAAATTGTTTTTAGCAAAGTTGATAAGTCCGCAGAATCATACTGTTTTAAAAGATATTCTTTCGCAGATAAAAGTTTCTGTAAACAACTATATTGTTAGTTTGATTATTGAAATGCTTGTTGTTTCTGTACTTACAGGTCTAGGTTTATGGATTATAGGCATTAAATATTTTATACTGCTTGGACTGATAACGGGTATTTTAAATCTAATTCCCTACATAGGGATTTTAATTGCCGGAGTTATTACCGTTTTAGCTTCTTTAACCGGTTCAGCAGATACGTCTGTGATTTTAGGAATTCTAATCGTGAATATAATTGTTCAGTTTATTGACAATAACTTACTTGTGCCGTTAATTATTAATTCTAAAGTAGAAATCAATGCATTTGTTTCTATTATGGGAATTATTGTTGGAGGCGCTGCAGCTGGAATCGCGGGCATGTTTTTAGCCATTCCGCTTTTAGCTATTTTAAAAATTATATTTGATCGAATTGAATCCCTTTCGCCTTGGGGTTATTTAATGGGAAATCATGTACCGCGGAAATTTAGATGGAGAACCAGAAAAGCAGCAGTTAATAATTAAATAGAAAATCTATTTATTCCTTATATTCTTAAACACTCAAACTATTAGACGAAAATTACCGAATGTCTTTAAATAAAAAAATACTATTTTTTCTTTTGTTATGCTTTTGCTTGCAAGGCGTAAACGCGCAAGTAGACAATACTCAGAAAGAGAAAAAAAAGGATAAAGACAGCACGGAAATTTATACCAAAATCCGAAATTATTCTAAGAAAAATAAGTTTACGCAGACTATGCATAAAATATTTTTTAGGTCTAAAAAATCAAAGAAAAAGGAAGAACTTTTGGTAAAAATAGATTCAACAAATTATGAGGGAAAAATTATTCGCAGAATAAATA from Flavobacterium fluviale includes these protein-coding regions:
- a CDS encoding Rossmann-like and DUF2520 domain-containing protein; its protein translation is MIQITIIGSGNVAQHLIKAFDASKTVEIKQVFSRNKEALSHLVAYEKIVSDYSELQTADLHIIAVSDNAISEVSEQLPFNNQFVVHTSGTSPIDVLDEKNRRGVFYPLQTFSKSKNVDYSVIPFCLEAENTVDFKLLESVAKSISTAVYLINSEQRKALHVAAVFVNNFTNHLYQIGQEICEENQVPFAILRPLIQETADKINTLDPNEAQTGPAKREDSNTINAHLAFLEDENKKNIYKILTQSIQDNGKKL
- a CDS encoding KdsC family phosphatase, with the protein product MAKSYKEIMNDITTFVFDVDGVLTDSSVFVTNEGEMLRTMNIRDGFAMKAAIESGFKVCVISGGSNEGVRIRLQNLGITDIHLGSPDKVKTFQEYTEAYNIKQENVLYMGDDIPDFHVMKLVGLPTCPQDAAPEIKNISRYISHVKGGRGAVRDVIEQVMKVQGKWMEYFNGKHD
- a CDS encoding geranylgeranylglycerol-phosphate geranylgeranyltransferase is translated as MKYLKLIRYQNLLMLAFMQLIFRYAFLKQQNIPLALSDWQYGLLVLSTVLLAAAGYVINNIYDVGTDSINKPNNVVVGRGITETAAYNIYIGLNISGVAIGFLLSNIILRPTFASLFILIASLLYFYATTLKQIMILGNFVVALLLAVSVLMIGVFDLFPATTSENQAQMASLFSILTDYALFAFMVNFIREIVKDIEDVNGDYNQGLNTLPIAIGINRAAKIALGFAVITFILSALYCNTYFMENKLYIAVLYWFAAVLAPLLYFIVKIFTAKSQKDFHHLSTILKLILFFGILSILVIALNIKYNA
- a CDS encoding Maf-like protein gives rise to the protein MLREKLKKYKIILASGSPRRQQFFKDLDLDFEIRLKDVEEIYPPELKAVEITDYLAELKAKAFEGELKENEILVTSDTIVWHQNKALGKPKNAEEAFAMIKSMSNTTHDVITSVCFKTTESSTLLHDVTKVTFNDLSDEAILYYIENYKPYDKAGAYGIQEWFGFMAVAKVEGSYTNVMGLPTAKVYEFLTTLV
- a CDS encoding mechanosensitive ion channel domain-containing protein, encoding MFSFKEYSREIFVTIILVLVLIVLRVLIANLIRRFAATSHLFENRTNLVIKYINILMNILITTSLIVVWGVETQDIFITISSIATVIGVAMFAQWSILSNVTSGMILFFSFPFRIGDTIKIHDKDFPIEAEIEDINTFHVSLKTKEGEKIIFPNNLLLQKGISIIPAKYEEREFFD
- a CDS encoding AI-2E family transporter, producing the protein MNRPITLPFYAKLSFILVILICFAFIFCTGKDIITPVLMAFLFAVLLLPIFTFLNTKFKFPRHLAAIVCLLIFLSFIVGILVFISYQVTYMANDFGTIKKNANSFIIEIHKFIRENFQVSIGEQKKYLDTVTKDSVKNGQATIISSIISISDVLLDSTIIVIYTFLFLIYKEHFKLFLAKLISPQNHTVLKDILSQIKVSVNNYIVSLIIEMLVVSVLTGLGLWIIGIKYFILLGLITGILNLIPYIGILIAGVITVLASLTGSADTSVILGILIVNIIVQFIDNNLLVPLIINSKVEINAFVSIMGIIVGGAAAGIAGMFLAIPLLAILKIIFDRIESLSPWGYLMGNHVPRKFRWRTRKAAVNN